One part of the Humulus lupulus chromosome 9, drHumLupu1.1, whole genome shotgun sequence genome encodes these proteins:
- the LOC133801609 gene encoding T-complex protein 1 subunit theta-like produces MSYGIQSMLKEGHKHLSGLDEAVLKNIDACKQLSTITRTSLGPNGMNKMVINHLDKLFVTNDAATIVNELEVQHPAAKILVLAGKAQQEEIGDGANLTISFAGELLQNAEELIRMGLHPSEIISGYNKAITKTVEILDELVEEGSETMDVRNKAEVIIRMKAAVASKQFGQEDVLSSLVADACIQVCPKNPANFNVDNVRVAKLLGGGLQNSSVVRGMVLKSDAVGSIKHTEKAKVAVFVGGVDTSATETKGTVLIHSADQLENYAKTEEAKVEELIKAVADSGAKVIVSGAAVGEMALHFCERYKLMVLKISSKFELRRFCRTTGAVAMLKLSKPNPDDLGHVDSVSVEEIGGARVTVVKNEEGGNSVTTVLLRGSTDSILDDLERAVDDGVNTYKAMCRDSRMVPGAAATEIELAKRVKEYSFKETGLDQYAIAKFAESFEMVPKTLSENAGLNAMEIISSLYAEHASGNTKVGISLEEGACKDISTMDIWDLHVTKFFALKYAADAACTVLRVDQIIMAKPAGGPGKRDQPAMDED; encoded by the exons ATGTCGTACGGTATACAGTCTATGCTTAAGGAGGGACACAAGCATCTCTCTGGTCTCGACGAAGCTGTGCTCAAGaacatcgatgcttgcaagcaacTCTCCACTATCACCCGAACTTCTCTTGGCCCCAATG GCATGAATAAGATGGTGATCAATCATTTGGACAAGCTTTTCGTCACAAACGATGCTGCCACTATTGTTAACGAACTTGAGGTTCAACATCCTGCTGCCAAGATCTTGGTTCTAGCAGGCAAGGCTCAACAAGAGGAAATAGGAGATGGTGCTAATTTGACGATTTCTTTTGCCGGTGAGCTTCTCCAAAATGCTGAGGAGCTTATAAGGATGGGTCTGCACCCTAGTGAGATTATCAGTGGATACAACAAAGCTATTACTAAG ACAGTTGAAATCTTAGATGAGCTGGTAGAGGAAGGTTCTGAAACCATGGATGTTCGCAACAAGGCTGAAGTGATTATTAGAATGAAGGCAGCTGTTGCCAGCAAACAATTTGGACAAGAAGATGTTTTGTCCTCACTTGTTGCTGAT GCATGTATTCAAGTATGCCCCAAGAATCCAGCAAACTTTAATGTGGATAATGTTCGTGTTGCAAAGCTCTTGGGAGGGGGTTTACAAAATAGTTCGGTGGTAAGAGGCATGGTCTTGAAAAGTGATGCTGTAGGGAGCATAAAACATACAGAAAAGGCGAAG GTTGCTGTATTTGTTGGTGGTGTGGATACCTCTGCAACTGAGACAAAGGGAACAGTTCTAATTCATAGTGCTGACCAG CTAGAAAATTATGCAAAAACTGAAGAAGCTAAAGTTGAGGAGCTTATAAAGGCAGTTGCTGATTCAGGTGCCAAAGTAATTGTTAGTGGAGCAGCAGTTGGGGAGATGGCACTTCATTTCTGTGAGCGCTACAA gcttatggttttgaaaattagttcaaaatttgaattaagaCGATTTTGCCGCACTACTGGTGCTGTTGCTATG TTGAAGCTTAGCAAGCCAAACCCAGATGACCTGGGACATGTTGATTCAGTTTCCGTAGAAGAAATTGGTGGTGCTAGG GTCACTGTTGTGAAGAATGAAGAAGGTGGGAACTCCGTAACCACTGTTTTATTGCGAGGAAGCACAGATAGCATCTTAGATGACCTTGAAAGAGCAGTTGATGATGGAGTAAATACTTACAAG GCTATGTGCAGGGATAGCCGAATGGTTCCTGGTGCAGCTGCTACTGAAATTGAATTAGCTAAGAGAGTGAAAGAGTATTCATTTAAAGAAACAGG ATTGGACCAGTATGCTATAGCAAAATTTGCTGAGAGTTTTGAAATGGTGCCTAAAACCCTATCTGAGAATGCTGGTCTTAATGCCATGGAAATTATTTCCTCTTTATATGCTGAACATGCATCTGGAAACACCAAAGTTGGTATTAGCTTGGAGGAAGGTGCTTGTAAGGATATCTCAACCATGGATATCTGGGACCTTCATGTTACCAA GTTCTTTGCTCTCAAGTATGCTGCTGATGCTGCTTGCACTGTACTACGAGTGGACCAG ATTATAATGGCGAAACCAGCCGGTGGCCCTGGTAAAAGAGATCAACCTGCAATGGACGAGGACTAG